A region from the Paenibacillus humicola genome encodes:
- a CDS encoding 1,2-dihydroxy-3-keto-5-methylthiopentene dioxygenase, producing the protein MAEIRIRKTDERITGEQNVRDFLEKQEVLYEHWNPEKLPAALREKFVLNDEEKQQILSTFDGEIRDLADRRGYRTWDIIALSDATPNLEELLKKFEQVHTHTEDEVRAITAGKGIFIIKGTDDVGYFDVELEAGDVISVPENKPHFFTLMDNRQIVAVRLFIETEGWIAHPFEDPSFQKSQT; encoded by the coding sequence ATGGCAGAGATTCGAATCCGCAAGACGGACGAACGCATAACGGGCGAACAAAACGTCCGCGATTTTTTGGAAAAGCAGGAAGTGCTGTACGAGCATTGGAATCCGGAGAAGCTGCCTGCGGCGCTACGCGAAAAATTCGTGCTGAACGACGAAGAGAAGCAGCAAATCTTGTCGACGTTTGACGGGGAAATCCGCGATCTCGCCGATCGCCGGGGCTACCGCACCTGGGACATCATCGCCCTGTCCGACGCCACGCCGAATCTGGAGGAGCTGCTGAAAAAATTCGAACAGGTGCATACGCATACCGAGGACGAAGTGCGCGCCATTACGGCCGGCAAAGGCATTTTTATCATTAAAGGAACGGACGACGTCGGCTATTTCGATGTCGAGCTCGAAGCCGGCGACGTCATCTCGGTTCCGGAAAACAAGCCCCATTTCTTCACGCTGATGGACAACCGGCAGATCGTGGCGGTGCGCCTGTTCATCGAGACGGAAGGCTGGATCGCGCATCCGTTCGAAGACCCGTCCTTCCAGAAATCGCAGACTTAA
- the metH gene encoding methionine synthase, translating to MKPTLQELMKERILILDGAMGTMIQRENLGPDDFGGEALEGCNEMLVLTRPDIIRGIHEAYFAAGADIVETNTFGATSVVLAEYDIPEKAREINLAAAALACEAAQKHSTPERPRYVAGAMGPTTKTLSVTGGVTFDGLVDSYCEQAAALIEGGVDALLLETSQDTLNVKAGSIGIRKAFELTGRKLPVMISGTIEPMGTTLAGQSIESFYISLEHLEPVSVGLNCATGPEFMRDHIRSLAGISRAAISCYPNAGLPDENGNYHESPSSLAAKIAAFAERGWLNIAGGCCGTTPDHIRAIAETLKTFAPRTQSGDHPPAVSGIETVYIESANRPYMVGERTNVLGSRKFKRLIAEGKYEEAAEIARAQVKNGAHVIDVCLQDPDRDEAEDMMRFLELVVKKVKVPLVIDTTDPKVLDLSLKYSQGKAIINSINLEDGEEKFEKVVPLIHKYGAASVVGTIDERGQAITREDKLEVAKRSHDLLVNKYGMNAEDIIFDPLVFPVGTGDEQYIGSAKETIEGIRLIKGALPKCQTILGISNVSFGLPEAGREVLNSVFLYECTKAGLDYAIVNTEKLERYASIQEEERRLAEELIYNTNDETLAAFVAAFRDKKTAKKEKTSNLTLEERLASYVVEGTKEGLIPDLEEALKKYTPLETINGPLMRGMEEVGRLFNNNELIVAEVLQSAEVMKASVAYLEQFMEKNETSVKGKIILATVKGDVHDIGKNLVEIILSNNGYRIVNLGIKVPPEQLIEAYRNEKADAIGLSGLLVKSAQQMVVTAQDLRNAGIDAPILVGGAALTRKFTKTRISPEYDGLVLYAKDAMDGLDIANKLMDPKHRRTYEEEHDALVASGYGIEEEKKPLPEPSRAVRSNISPDAPVFMPPDLERHVLRDVPIPQIVPYVNMQMLLGHHLGLKGSVEQQLADRNEKAVSLKETVDGILEEAVSKGILHAHGMYRFFPAQSSGNDIIVYDPKEPGREIKRFTFPRQQVEPYLCLADFLKPVDGGVMDYVGFLVVTAGQGVRELASEWKDKGDYLRSHALQAVALEVAEGLAERVHHMMRDQWGFPDPLDMTMKQRHGARYQGIRVSFGYPACPNLEDQEPLFDLMKPEDIGVQLTEGFMMEPEASVSAMVFAHPEAQYFNVEKS from the coding sequence ATGAAACCGACATTACAGGAATTGATGAAAGAACGCATTCTCATACTGGACGGCGCCATGGGTACGATGATCCAGCGGGAAAACCTCGGCCCGGACGATTTTGGCGGCGAAGCGCTGGAGGGCTGTAACGAAATGCTCGTCCTGACGCGTCCCGATATCATCCGCGGCATCCATGAGGCCTATTTCGCGGCCGGCGCGGACATCGTCGAAACGAATACGTTCGGCGCGACGAGCGTCGTGCTGGCCGAATACGACATCCCCGAGAAAGCGCGGGAGATCAACCTGGCGGCGGCGGCCCTCGCCTGCGAAGCGGCGCAGAAGCACTCGACGCCGGAGCGCCCGCGCTATGTCGCCGGTGCGATGGGGCCGACCACGAAGACGCTCTCCGTCACGGGCGGCGTCACCTTCGACGGGCTGGTAGACAGCTACTGCGAGCAGGCGGCCGCTCTGATCGAAGGCGGCGTCGATGCGCTGCTGCTGGAGACGTCGCAGGATACGCTGAACGTCAAAGCCGGGAGCATCGGCATCCGCAAGGCGTTCGAGCTGACCGGCCGGAAGCTGCCGGTCATGATATCGGGCACGATTGAGCCGATGGGGACGACGCTCGCAGGGCAAAGCATCGAATCGTTCTATATTTCGCTCGAGCATTTGGAGCCGGTCTCGGTCGGCCTGAACTGCGCAACGGGACCGGAATTCATGCGCGATCATATTCGTTCGCTCGCCGGCATTTCCCGCGCGGCGATCAGCTGCTACCCGAACGCCGGCCTGCCGGACGAGAACGGCAACTACCACGAATCGCCATCGTCGCTCGCGGCCAAAATCGCGGCGTTCGCCGAAAGAGGCTGGCTCAATATTGCCGGCGGCTGCTGCGGCACGACGCCCGACCATATCCGCGCCATCGCGGAGACGCTGAAGACGTTTGCGCCGCGGACGCAGTCGGGCGACCACCCGCCGGCCGTCTCGGGCATCGAGACGGTCTACATCGAAAGCGCGAACCGGCCGTACATGGTCGGCGAACGGACGAACGTGCTCGGCTCGCGCAAATTCAAACGGCTCATCGCCGAGGGCAAATACGAGGAAGCGGCCGAAATCGCCCGCGCCCAGGTGAAGAACGGGGCGCATGTCATCGACGTCTGCCTGCAGGATCCGGACCGCGACGAAGCGGAGGACATGATGCGGTTCCTCGAGCTTGTCGTGAAGAAGGTGAAGGTGCCGCTCGTTATCGACACGACCGATCCGAAGGTGCTCGATCTGTCGCTGAAATATTCGCAGGGCAAGGCGATTATCAACTCGATCAACCTCGAGGACGGGGAAGAGAAATTCGAGAAGGTCGTGCCTCTCATTCATAAATACGGCGCGGCCTCCGTCGTCGGCACGATCGACGAGCGCGGCCAGGCCATCACGCGGGAAGACAAGCTCGAAGTGGCGAAACGCTCGCATGACCTGCTCGTGAACAAATACGGGATGAACGCGGAGGATATTATTTTCGACCCGCTCGTCTTCCCCGTCGGCACCGGCGATGAGCAGTATATCGGCTCGGCGAAGGAAACGATCGAAGGGATCCGCCTGATCAAAGGAGCACTGCCGAAGTGCCAGACGATTCTCGGGATCAGCAACGTATCGTTCGGCCTGCCGGAAGCGGGCCGCGAGGTGCTGAACTCCGTGTTCCTGTACGAGTGCACGAAAGCCGGGCTTGACTATGCGATCGTCAACACCGAGAAGCTCGAGCGGTACGCCTCCATTCAGGAGGAGGAACGCCGGCTCGCCGAAGAGCTGATCTACAACACGAACGACGAGACGCTCGCCGCATTCGTGGCCGCTTTCCGCGACAAGAAAACGGCGAAGAAAGAGAAAACGTCGAATTTGACGCTTGAGGAGCGGCTCGCCTCCTACGTGGTCGAAGGCACGAAGGAAGGGCTGATTCCGGATCTCGAGGAGGCGCTGAAGAAATATACGCCGCTTGAGACGATCAACGGGCCGCTGATGCGCGGGATGGAAGAGGTCGGCCGCCTGTTTAACAACAACGAGCTGATCGTCGCCGAGGTGCTGCAGAGCGCTGAGGTGATGAAAGCGTCGGTCGCCTATCTCGAGCAATTTATGGAGAAGAACGAGACGTCCGTCAAGGGTAAGATCATCTTGGCGACCGTTAAAGGCGACGTGCACGACATCGGGAAAAATCTCGTCGAAATTATTTTGTCCAACAACGGCTACCGGATTGTCAACCTCGGCATTAAAGTGCCGCCTGAGCAGCTGATCGAAGCGTACCGGAACGAAAAAGCCGACGCCATCGGCCTCTCCGGCCTGCTCGTCAAATCGGCCCAGCAGATGGTCGTGACGGCGCAGGATTTGCGCAACGCCGGCATCGATGCGCCGATTCTGGTAGGCGGCGCGGCGCTGACGCGCAAATTTACGAAAACGCGGATCAGCCCGGAATACGACGGCCTCGTCCTGTACGCGAAGGATGCGATGGACGGGCTGGATATCGCCAATAAGCTGATGGACCCCAAGCACCGGCGCACGTACGAAGAGGAGCATGATGCGCTGGTAGCGTCCGGTTATGGAATCGAGGAAGAGAAGAAGCCGCTGCCGGAGCCGAGCCGGGCCGTGCGGTCGAACATTTCGCCGGATGCGCCGGTTTTCATGCCGCCGGATCTGGAGCGCCACGTGCTTCGCGACGTGCCGATCCCGCAAATCGTGCCGTACGTCAACATGCAGATGCTGCTCGGCCATCATCTCGGGCTGAAGGGCAGCGTCGAGCAGCAGCTGGCCGACCGGAACGAAAAGGCGGTCTCGCTGAAGGAAACGGTTGACGGCATTTTGGAGGAAGCGGTATCGAAAGGCATTTTGCACGCGCACGGGATGTACCGGTTTTTCCCTGCGCAATCGTCGGGCAACGATATCATCGTTTACGACCCGAAGGAACCCGGCAGGGAAATCAAACGGTTTACGTTCCCGCGCCAGCAGGTGGAGCCGTATTTGTGCCTGGCCGATTTTCTGAAACCGGTGGACGGCGGCGTCATGGACTACGTCGGCTTCCTCGTCGTGACGGCGGGACAGGGCGTCCGTGAGCTGGCTTCCGAATGGAAGGACAAAGGCGATTATTTGCGTTCCCATGCGCTGCAGGCCGTCGCGCTCGAGGTCGCCGAAGGACTGGCGGAGCGCGTGCATCATATGATGCGCGACCAGTGGGGCTTCCCGGATCCGCTCGACATGACGATGAAGCAGCGTCATGGCGCCCGTTACCAGGGCATCCGCGTTTCGTTCGGCTACCCGGCCTGCCCGAACCTCGAGGATCAGGAGCCGTTGTTCGATCTGATGAAGCCGGAGGATATCGGCGTGCAGCTGACCGAAGGCTTTATGATGGAGCCGGAGGCGTCCGTTTCGGCGATGGTGTTCGCCCATCCGGAAGCGCAATATTTCAATGTCGAGAAAAGCTGA
- the rnz gene encoding ribonuclease Z, with product MRVMFLGTSAGRPTKARNVTSIALLLPERAGAFWLFDAGEGTQHRLLETRLKLNKLERVFITHLHGDHVYGLPGLLSSRSYFEGAGPLQVFGPAGLKAYIEHAFKMTGARLEYELDIRETAPGRLWQDESFAVDAAELQHRLPCFGYRIEEAAKPGRLDTERLARIGLPPGPLYGRLKRGEDVVLPGGEPVRAAEVVGPPMPGRIVTILGDTRPCDNAVVLAKGAHLLVHEATFAAGMEEKAAAYGHSTIAQAAETAAKAGACRLAVTHFSSRFSPEAVDEMVGSVQDVFPNTVPAEDFLELEVGRPE from the coding sequence ATGCGGGTGATGTTTCTGGGCACGAGCGCGGGAAGGCCGACGAAAGCCCGCAACGTGACGTCGATCGCGCTGCTTCTGCCGGAGCGCGCGGGCGCTTTCTGGCTGTTCGACGCCGGGGAGGGCACGCAGCACCGGCTGCTGGAAACGCGGCTGAAGCTGAACAAGCTGGAGCGCGTTTTTATTACGCACCTGCACGGCGATCATGTTTACGGGCTGCCCGGCCTGCTGAGCAGCCGGTCGTATTTCGAAGGCGCCGGGCCGCTCCAGGTATTCGGTCCTGCCGGGCTCAAAGCTTATATCGAGCATGCGTTCAAAATGACCGGCGCCCGGCTCGAATATGAGCTCGATATCCGGGAAACGGCGCCCGGACGGCTTTGGCAGGACGAGTCGTTCGCCGTGGATGCCGCCGAGCTTCAGCATCGTCTGCCGTGCTTCGGCTACCGGATCGAGGAAGCGGCGAAGCCAGGCCGGCTCGATACGGAGCGGCTGGCGCGGATCGGCCTCCCGCCCGGTCCGCTCTACGGAAGGTTGAAGCGCGGTGAAGATGTCGTCCTGCCGGGCGGGGAACCGGTACGCGCCGCGGAGGTGGTCGGCCCGCCCATGCCGGGCAGGATCGTCACGATTTTGGGCGATACACGCCCTTGCGACAATGCAGTCGTTCTGGCGAAGGGCGCCCATCTGCTCGTTCACGAGGCGACGTTTGCCGCGGGAATGGAGGAGAAGGCGGCGGCCTACGGACATTCGACGATCGCCCAGGCGGCGGAAACCGCCGCCAAAGCCGGAGCCTGCCGGCTCGCCGTCACGCATTTCAGCTCGCGCTTCAGCCCGGAGGCGGTGGATGAAATGGTCGGCAGCGTGCAGGACGTGTTCCCGAATACCGTTCCGGCGGAGGACTTTTTGGAGCTCGAGGTCGGACGGCCCGAATAA
- the tlp gene encoding small acid-soluble spore protein Tlp produces the protein MAKPDDRADNVEHLQQAVHNTEENLHEAQHYLDEHAEEISPKEKRDVEAKNEQRQQSMEDMKAEIKDEAKFQSRQED, from the coding sequence GTGGCAAAACCGGATGACCGCGCCGATAACGTCGAACACCTGCAGCAGGCGGTCCACAACACGGAAGAAAATTTGCATGAGGCGCAGCACTATTTGGACGAGCATGCCGAAGAAATTTCTCCGAAGGAAAAGCGGGACGTCGAAGCGAAGAACGAGCAACGCCAACAATCGATGGAGGACATGAAAGCGGAAATCAAGGACGAGGCGAAGTTTCAAAGCCGCCAGGAAGACTGA
- a CDS encoding DEAD/DEAH box helicase: MSDVFGKRTLPELIREMRGNEHIINWHELEPQDAKTREMPESIDPRIKAALGNRGIDRLYTHQYTAYETVRRNENIVAVTPTASGKTLCYNLPVLQAVAEDDGSRALYLFPTKALAQDQKSELNEIIAEMGIDIKSFTYDGDTSPAVRQLVRTVGHIVITNPDMLHAAILPHHTKWVSLFSNLKYVVVDELHTYRGVFGSHVANVIRRLKRICAFYGSSPIFICTSATIANPKELAEQLTGSPMRLIDDNGAPRGRKHFVFYNPPIVNKPLNIRKSATAEVNDLARQFLANKIQTIVFARSRVRVEIILSHLQELVKKEIGAKSLRGYRGGYLPNQRREIEKGLRNGDILGVVSTNALELGVDIGQLQVCIMTGYPGSVASAWQQAGRAGRRHGESLVLMVAGNTPIDQYIVQNPEYFFDRSPESARINPENLMILVDHLRCAVYELPFKKDESFGPLEITDILEYLVEEKVLHAAGNTYYWANQSFPASEVSLRSAAQENVVIVDQSDVANVKIIGEMDRFSAMTLLHDEAIYLHEGVQYQVEKLDWDHKKAYVREVRVEYYTDANLAVKLKVLNIDRTDNRRGTSIHFGDVVVNAMPTLFKKIKLTTFENIGYGPISLPEEELHTSAAWVELKEAVPDIGTKTLEQLLLGIANVFRHIVPIHVMCDRSDIHVVSQIRAEHTQLPTIFIYDHYPGGIGLADDVYKRFDEIKAAARNLIRRCPCEDGCPSCIGTEIEGSNAKQKSIELLGVL, encoded by the coding sequence ATGTCTGACGTGTTCGGTAAGAGGACGCTTCCCGAATTGATTCGTGAAATGCGGGGCAACGAACATATTATCAACTGGCACGAATTGGAGCCGCAGGACGCGAAAACAAGGGAAATGCCGGAAAGCATAGACCCCCGAATAAAAGCGGCGCTCGGCAATAGAGGGATCGACCGGCTGTACACGCACCAGTATACCGCTTACGAAACGGTGCGCAGGAACGAAAACATCGTCGCCGTCACCCCGACCGCTTCGGGAAAAACGCTTTGCTATAACCTTCCCGTGCTTCAGGCGGTCGCGGAAGACGACGGCAGCCGCGCGCTGTACCTGTTCCCGACGAAAGCGCTGGCGCAGGATCAAAAAAGCGAATTGAACGAAATCATCGCCGAGATGGGCATCGATATTAAAAGCTTTACATACGACGGCGACACGTCGCCGGCCGTCCGCCAGCTGGTCCGGACCGTCGGGCATATCGTGATCACGAACCCGGACATGCTGCATGCGGCCATTCTTCCGCATCATACGAAATGGGTCAGCCTGTTCAGCAACCTGAAATACGTCGTTGTCGACGAACTGCATACATACCGGGGCGTATTCGGGAGCCATGTCGCGAACGTCATCCGCAGGCTGAAACGAATCTGCGCCTTCTACGGCAGCAGCCCGATCTTTATTTGCACGTCCGCTACGATTGCGAATCCGAAGGAGCTGGCCGAGCAGCTGACGGGCAGCCCGATGCGCCTCATCGACGATAACGGGGCGCCAAGGGGGCGTAAGCATTTCGTTTTCTATAATCCCCCCATCGTGAATAAACCCTTGAACATCCGCAAAAGCGCAACGGCGGAGGTCAACGACCTGGCGCGGCAATTTTTGGCCAATAAAATCCAGACGATCGTGTTCGCCCGAAGCCGGGTCCGGGTCGAAATCATTTTAAGTCATTTGCAGGAACTGGTGAAAAAAGAAATCGGAGCGAAATCGCTAAGAGGATACCGGGGCGGTTATTTGCCGAACCAGCGGCGGGAAATCGAGAAGGGATTACGTAACGGCGATATTTTGGGCGTCGTCAGTACGAACGCCCTGGAGCTGGGAGTGGACATCGGGCAGCTCCAGGTATGTATCATGACGGGCTATCCCGGCAGTGTGGCAAGCGCTTGGCAGCAGGCGGGGCGGGCCGGAAGACGGCATGGGGAATCGCTGGTGCTGATGGTAGCCGGCAATACCCCGATCGATCAGTACATCGTCCAGAACCCCGAATATTTTTTCGACCGGTCCCCGGAATCGGCGCGAATCAACCCGGAGAACCTGATGATCCTTGTTGATCATTTGCGCTGCGCCGTTTACGAGCTTCCTTTTAAAAAGGACGAATCGTTCGGACCGCTGGAGATAACCGATATTCTGGAGTACCTTGTCGAGGAAAAAGTGCTGCATGCCGCGGGAAATACGTATTACTGGGCGAATCAGTCGTTTCCCGCCAGCGAAGTCAGCCTCCGCTCGGCTGCGCAGGAGAACGTCGTCATCGTGGACCAGTCGGATGTGGCGAACGTGAAGATCATCGGGGAAATGGACCGGTTCAGCGCGATGACGCTGCTGCACGACGAAGCGATCTATTTGCACGAGGGCGTGCAGTATCAGGTCGAAAAGCTGGACTGGGACCATAAGAAGGCTTACGTGCGGGAAGTCAGGGTCGAATATTACACGGACGCCAACCTGGCGGTGAAGCTTAAGGTACTGAACATCGACCGGACGGACAACCGGCGCGGCACCTCGATTCATTTCGGTGACGTCGTCGTGAATGCGATGCCGACGTTATTCAAAAAAATCAAACTGACCACGTTTGAAAATATCGGATACGGGCCGATCAGCCTGCCCGAAGAGGAGCTGCACACAAGCGCCGCTTGGGTCGAGCTGAAGGAGGCGGTGCCGGACATCGGCACGAAAACGCTGGAGCAGCTGCTGCTCGGCATCGCCAACGTTTTCCGGCATATCGTGCCCATACACGTGATGTGCGACAGAAGCGACATCCACGTCGTGTCGCAAATCCGCGCCGAGCATACCCAGCTTCCGACGATCTTCATTTACGATCATTATCCCGGCGGAATCGGATTGGCCGACGACGTCTACAAGCGTTTCGACGAAATTAAAGCGGCCGCGCGGAATCTAATCCGAAGATGTCCCTGCGAAGACGGATGCCCTTCCTGCATCGGCACGGAAATCGAAGGCTCGAACGCCAAGCAAAAAAGCATCGAATTGTTGGGGGTACTATGA
- a CDS encoding ribonuclease H-like domain-containing protein — translation MSGGLREKLLRLRGAAGQAGGTPEAGSSDGDGRDGRQQAPEYGSADGAGPGGRSAAPAASRLPHGAAEPAAEGRAAAGLPASPGGRAAETPAGAADGEAATLPPEWAPLGVRAARSAEGDFLLRVVRCPLTQRHGIHRLSELTLAAAGLAAFNGRPAPAARAGRGRQGGAATGRSGTEAAVEAEKLLFLDLETTGLGVGAGNIPFMVGIAYSDGAGSFVIEQMLIRHPAEERAMLAYLQDKLPAFTHLVTYNGRTFDWPVVQSRMIMNGFRSFSWDFVHIDLLHPSRSIWRNTLASCKLSRVEEERLGIEREDDVPGSLAPAIYFQFLADGNPLPLLGVFRHNETDMLSLATLAIRFGHLLSERLDLALPHEPEAEELLRTGLWLEKMGAAGAAETLFAKVEADEKAAAPLLCALAERDKKCGNWPRAVVLWQKAVRAAERSSLPGWEAHIELAKYHEHRTRRFDLALAFAEEALEHAQRRYSGMRTDAKRRSELDGIRKRIDRLRAKTGRKSG, via the coding sequence ATGAGCGGGGGGCTGCGCGAAAAGCTGCTGCGCCTGCGCGGCGCCGCTGGGCAGGCCGGCGGGACGCCGGAAGCCGGCAGCTCGGACGGCGACGGTCGGGACGGCCGGCAGCAAGCGCCGGAGTACGGCTCTGCGGACGGCGCCGGACCGGGCGGCCGCAGCGCTGCGCCGGCCGCAAGCCGGCTCCCTCACGGGGCGGCGGAGCCTGCCGCCGAGGGCCGTGCGGCTGCGGGCCTGCCGGCGTCGCCCGGCGGCCGCGCGGCAGAGACGCCTGCAGGCGCCGCGGACGGCGAAGCTGCGACGCTGCCGCCGGAATGGGCGCCGCTCGGCGTCCGCGCGGCGCGCTCCGCCGAAGGCGATTTTCTGCTGCGCGTGGTGCGCTGCCCGCTGACGCAGCGGCACGGCATCCACCGCCTGTCGGAGCTGACGCTTGCGGCGGCCGGCCTTGCGGCGTTTAACGGCCGGCCGGCTCCGGCTGCCCGGGCAGGGCGAGGGCGGCAGGGCGGAGCGGCGACGGGGCGATCCGGCACCGAAGCGGCGGTGGAGGCGGAGAAGCTGCTGTTTCTCGACCTGGAGACGACAGGGCTCGGCGTCGGCGCGGGCAACATTCCGTTCATGGTCGGCATCGCTTATAGCGACGGAGCGGGATCGTTCGTCATTGAGCAAATGCTCATCCGCCACCCGGCGGAGGAGCGGGCGATGCTCGCCTACCTGCAGGATAAGCTGCCTGCCTTTACGCATCTGGTGACGTATAACGGACGCACGTTCGATTGGCCGGTCGTCCAAAGCCGAATGATCATGAACGGCTTTCGCAGCTTTTCCTGGGATTTCGTCCATATCGACCTGCTGCATCCGTCGCGGAGCATCTGGCGCAACACGCTCGCCTCGTGCAAGCTGAGCCGCGTCGAGGAAGAGCGGCTCGGCATCGAGCGCGAGGACGACGTTCCCGGCTCGCTGGCGCCTGCGATCTATTTTCAGTTTCTAGCCGACGGGAATCCGCTGCCGCTTCTGGGCGTATTTCGCCACAACGAGACGGATATGCTGTCGCTTGCCACCCTCGCCATCCGATTCGGCCATTTGCTAAGCGAACGGCTCGATCTGGCGCTGCCGCACGAGCCGGAGGCGGAGGAGCTTCTGCGCACCGGGCTATGGCTCGAGAAAATGGGCGCGGCGGGCGCCGCCGAAACGCTGTTCGCGAAAGTCGAAGCCGACGAGAAGGCCGCCGCGCCTCTCCTGTGCGCGCTCGCGGAACGGGACAAGAAATGTGGAAATTGGCCGCGGGCTGTGGTATTGTGGCAGAAGGCTGTGCGAGCCGCGGAGCGAAGCTCCCTGCCGGGATGGGAAGCGCATATCGAGCTTGCCAAATATCATGAGCATAGGACCAGGCGGTTCGACCTGGCGCTGGCGTTTGCCGAAGAAGCGCTGGAGCACGCGCAGCGCCGTTATTCCGGCATGCGCACGGACGCCAAGCGGCGCAGTGAGCTCGACGGCATCCGCAAGCGTATCGACCGGCTGAGGGCGAAAACGGGGAGGAAATCCGGATGA
- a CDS encoding Gfo/Idh/MocA family oxidoreductase: MTIRELRWAVIGFGNIAKTHMTALRALPVIKKTPIVPVLDTLVTRSPEKHAAQAEAIGFRRVVHEAAEAAADERVDAFDVCTPNANHFADVSQALQGGKAVYCEKPVTESYARSKELADKLESRPETLQQLAFTFRYHPAAMRIRKYVQEGIVGDVLQCKISYRRSGYLNPERPVSWRLQSGMSGGGAISDLGVHALDLLRYWFGELADVRGRTHTYVKRRPHADSGEVVDVDVDDWAMMQFVTASGVVGTAEVSRIALGSDAFDIQIVGTKGSITCDLERSAFPAVHLLKGGTPALPSPESLELLPDEKTTMGFAVDTHFGALHHFLLRFAGEDRFSGLAPSIADGVQAEYWVDRVLQENREWA, translated from the coding sequence ATGACCATACGAGAATTGAGATGGGCCGTAATCGGCTTTGGAAATATAGCGAAAACGCATATGACGGCGCTTCGCGCGCTGCCGGTCATCAAGAAAACGCCGATCGTTCCGGTGCTGGACACTTTGGTGACGCGCAGTCCGGAGAAGCATGCCGCACAGGCGGAAGCGATCGGGTTCCGGAGGGTCGTGCATGAGGCTGCCGAGGCGGCTGCGGACGAGCGGGTCGACGCTTTCGACGTCTGCACGCCGAACGCGAACCATTTCGCCGACGTTTCGCAAGCGCTGCAGGGAGGCAAAGCGGTGTATTGCGAAAAACCGGTGACCGAATCGTACGCCCGGTCGAAGGAGCTGGCCGATAAGCTGGAGAGCCGGCCGGAAACGCTGCAGCAGCTTGCGTTTACGTTCCGCTACCATCCGGCGGCGATGCGCATCAGGAAGTATGTGCAGGAAGGCATTGTCGGGGACGTGCTGCAGTGTAAAATTTCGTACCGGCGCTCGGGCTACCTGAACCCGGAGCGTCCGGTCAGCTGGCGGCTGCAGAGCGGCATGTCGGGCGGCGGCGCGATCAGCGACCTCGGCGTCCACGCGCTCGATCTGCTCCGCTATTGGTTCGGCGAGCTTGCCGACGTGCGGGGGCGGACGCACACTTACGTGAAGCGCCGCCCGCATGCGGACTCCGGCGAGGTTGTCGACGTCGACGTCGACGACTGGGCGATGATGCAGTTCGTCACCGCAAGCGGAGTCGTCGGGACGGCGGAGGTTTCGCGCATCGCGCTTGGGTCGGACGCGTTCGACATCCAGATTGTCGGAACGAAGGGCTCCATCACGTGCGACCTGGAACGGAGCGCTTTTCCGGCCGTACATCTGCTGAAGGGCGGAACGCCCGCGCTGCCTTCGCCGGAAAGCCTGGAACTGCTTCCGGACGAGAAAACGACGATGGGCTTTGCGGTCGATACGCATTTCGGCGCGCTTCATCATTTTCTCCTCCGCTTCGCGGGCGAGGACCGCTTCAGCGGACTTGCGCCGTCGATCGCGGACGGCGTGCAGGCGGAATATTGGGTCGACCGCGTGCTGCAGGAAAACAGGGAGTGGGCGTAA
- a CDS encoding TIGR01457 family HAD-type hydrolase codes for MSRSLHAKSPLRGLLIDLDGTLYHGSRMIDGADRLIRYLRGRGLPYLFVTNNSSATPETVAERLNEMGIPAVPQEVCTSAQAAARYAARRKPGGGAYVVGESGLCRALEEAGLRLAEPDGEMPDFVIQGIDRFMTYEKLAHAVRFIRAGAEFVLTNPDVLLPSEGGLMPGAGSIGALLQTASGVKPTVIGKPSAILMSYALERLALGASETWVVGDNPATDIAAAAAAGCPSALVLTGLARRDSFRQLLEKANCEADEIFDDLHTLLAYIKDKMELHA; via the coding sequence ATGTCACGAAGCCTTCACGCAAAATCGCCGCTGCGCGGCCTTCTGATCGATTTGGACGGGACGCTATACCACGGAAGCCGGATGATCGACGGGGCGGATCGGCTGATCCGTTACCTGCGCGGGCGGGGGCTGCCTTATTTGTTCGTCACGAACAATTCGTCGGCGACCCCGGAGACGGTGGCGGAACGCCTGAACGAAATGGGCATTCCGGCCGTGCCGCAGGAGGTGTGCACGTCCGCCCAGGCGGCCGCCCGCTATGCGGCGCGGCGCAAACCGGGCGGCGGCGCCTATGTCGTCGGCGAATCGGGACTTTGCCGGGCGCTGGAAGAAGCGGGGCTCCGGCTCGCGGAACCGGACGGCGAAATGCCCGATTTCGTCATCCAGGGCATCGACCGGTTCATGACCTATGAGAAGCTGGCGCATGCCGTCCGGTTCATTCGCGCCGGCGCGGAATTCGTGCTGACGAATCCGGACGTGCTGCTGCCTTCGGAGGGCGGCCTGATGCCGGGGGCCGGTTCGATCGGCGCCCTGCTGCAGACGGCAAGCGGCGTCAAGCCGACGGTAATCGGCAAGCCGTCGGCGATCCTGATGAGCTATGCGCTGGAACGGCTGGCACTCGGCGCTTCCGAGACGTGGGTTGTCGGGGACAATCCCGCGACCGACATAGCGGCCGCGGCTGCGGCAGGATGCCCTTCCGCGCTGGTGCTGACAGGGCTGGCGCGACGGGACAGCTTCCGGCAGCTGCTGGAGAAAGCGAACTGCGAAGCCGACGAAATCTTCGACGATTTGCATACATTGCTTGCGTACATAAAGGACAAGATGGAACTACACGCGTAA